A single Pangasianodon hypophthalmus isolate fPanHyp1 chromosome 27, fPanHyp1.pri, whole genome shotgun sequence DNA region contains:
- the LOC113531596 gene encoding inactive phospholipid phosphatase 7 encodes MPCNPSRMRARERGDVLGRAEFLSLHQPHQQQHQQRNGGAARSASCTKPHQHHEHAPQPPGDGGKERAEAPRWPEEDCMRLNPSLRGIAVSSLLAIDIHLSKRLGVCARASSPWGSARSVVTLLALTGHGLTWIGGTLVCLTRSSTEAGQEVLINLLLALVLDILTVAGVQKLVKRRGPWEMSPGFLDCMAMDVYSFPAAHASRAAMVSRFLLSHLVLAVPLRVLLVLWAVLVGLSRVLLGQHHVTDMACGFALGSLHFSLVETVWLPSSACQTLLSIGKLSWSPFR; translated from the exons ATGCCGTGTAACCCGAGCCGGATGAGAGCGCGAGAGCGCGGGGACGTGCTGGGGCGCGCGGAGTTCCTCTCCCTGCATCAGCCgcatcagcagcagcatcagcagcGTAATGGCGGCGCGGCGCGGAGCGCGAGCTGCACCAAACCCCACCAGCACCACGAGCACGCGCCGCAGCCGCCCGGTGACGGAGGGAAGGAGCGCGCGGAGGCGCCGCGGTGGCCGGAAGAGGACTGCATGCGGCTGAACCCGTCCCTCAGGGGCATCGCGGTCAGCTCGCTCCTGGCCATCGACATCCACCTGTCCAAGCGCCTcggcgtgtgcgcgcgcgcgtccTCCCCGTGGGGCAGCGCGCGCTCCGTCGTCACCCTGCTCGCGCTCACCGGACACGGGCTCACGTGGATCGGCGGCACGCTGGTGTGTCTGACCCGCAGCAGCACCGAGGCCGGACAGGAAGTGCTGATCAACCTGCTGCTGG CGCTCGTGCTCGACATCCTGACGGTGGCCGGAGTGCAGAAGCTGGTGAAGCGCAGAGGACCGTGGGAAATGAGCCCAGGCTTCCTGGACTGCATGGCCATGGACGTGTACTCGTTCCCGGCGGCTCACGCCAGCAGGGCGGCGATGGTGTCCCGGTTCCTGCTGTCCCACCTGGTCCTGGCCGTGCCGCTGCGGGTTCTGCTGGTCCTGTGGGCCGTTCTGGTCGGACTCTCCCGGGTTCTGCTCGGACAGCACCACGTGACCGACATGGCGTGCGGCTTCGCGCTCGGCTCGCTCCATTTCAGCCTGGTGGAGACGGTGTGGCTGCCGTCCAGCGCCTGCCAGACGCTGCTGTCTATAGGGAAGCTCAGCTGGAGCCCGTttcgctaa
- the fam78ab gene encoding protein FAM78A, whose product MQYSVHAVGSRARSGTLLWWISSSSSLLLLLLLLFNAMGCIQSLRCKPKSFRESVAVLEVTTSIDPNPTSIDESSSVVLRYRTPHFRATARVLVPPVAAKETWTVGWIQACNHMEFYNRYGAEGMSSWELPDLRDGKIQAISDSDGVNYPWYGNTTETCTVVGPTKKDTKFTVSMNDNFYPSVTWGVPVSESNMPMLSDIWRDQSFTTWLVAINQASGETVVLQTVRWRMRLHIEVDPDKPLGKRSKLLEPIAQEQPQLLGKNEPIPPNAMIKPNANDAQVLMWRPRTGDPVVVIPPKY is encoded by the exons ATGCAATATTCGGTGCATGCGGTCGGGTCTCGTGCACGCTCCGGGACGTTGCTGTGGTGGATCTCCTCGTCGTcctcgctgctgctgctgctgctgctgctgttcaaCGCCATGGGCTGCATCCAGAGCCTCAGGTGCAAGCCGAAGAGTTTCCGCGAGAGCGTCGCCGTGCTCGAGGTGACCACCTCCATCGACCCGAACCCCACCAGCATCGACGAGTCCTCCAGCGTGGTGCTGCGCTACCGGACGCCGCACTTCCGCGCCACCGCGCGCGTCCTCGTGCCCCCGGTGGCCGCCAAGGAGACGTGGACGGTGGGCTGGATCCAGGCGTGCAACCACATGGAGTTCTACAACCGATACGGAGCCGAGGGCAT GTCGAGCTGGGAGCTTCCGGATCTCCGTGATGGTAAAATCCAAGCCATCAGCGACTCGGATGGCGTGAACTACCCCTGGTACGGCAACACCACGGAGACCTGCACCGTCGTGGGTCCTACCAAGAAAGACACCAAATTCACCGTCAGCATGAACGACAACTTCTACCCGAGCGTGACGTGGGGTGTTCCGGTGAGCGAGAGCAACATGCCGATGCTCAGCGACATCTGGAGGGACCAGAGCTTCACCACATGGCTGGTGGCCATTAACCAGGCGTCAGGAGAGACGGTGGTGCTGCAGACGGTGCGCTGGCGCATGCGGCTGCACATCGAGGTGGATCCGGACAAACCGCTGGGGAAGCGATCCAAGCTTCTGGAGCCCATCGCTCAGGAACAGCCGCAACTGCTGGGCAAAAACGAGCCGATCCCGCCCAACGCCATGATCAAACCCAACGCCAACGATGCACAAGTCCTCATGTGGAGGCCCAGGACTGGAGATCCAGTGGTGGTCATCCCTCCTAAATACTGA